Proteins encoded by one window of Branchiostoma floridae strain S238N-H82 chromosome 6, Bfl_VNyyK, whole genome shotgun sequence:
- the LOC118417555 gene encoding IgGFc-binding protein-like, translated as MSPEGANSYTDEVSFTCNEGYELDGAASVTCQADREWSAPAPTCKRVQCGTLTTPTHGALSATDATSYQDEVHVTCEQGYELDGASSLTCQADGSWSEPVPACAAVQCSTLTAPENGALSPEGATSYEYQDEVSFTCNQGYELDGSSTVTCQADKEWSDSVPECKPVQCSPPTAPENGALSPEGATSFDYQDEVSFTCNEGYELDGAPSVTCQADREWSAPAPACPRIDRCDPNPCQHGGACTDNGDSYTCECAAGFEGDQCEINLDDCTPDPCMNGGACIDGANSFLCHCAAGFHGPTCELVITKSVCVAYGDPHHKTFDGTAHDFQGTCRYTLTKDLGTGADFNVEVQEVPLPWLTSASVVREVYLEAYGHRIAIRQQKIVSEISENGEEIRSLPFSLADGRIQVQLSGLFVHIQTDLGVEVFYDGNHYAKVEVPSNYQNRVGGLCGNFNGNPDDDFTTPDGTVVSDVNSFGRSWLTSVATCPGGIVGPVGEPPSCPDDIRATAESAERCGLLKKPDGPFAACHGTVDPERFFDNCVFDMCARNGDVVGLCEDFETYADACVEAGVHSFFWRDHSLCPGQCPPNSQYSSCTSSCPETCARGTTSGCPQDHGCVEGCECDPGFVLSGQNCVPEDQCGCTHSDGRYFTLGERFGEDGKNCVCEEGNNIKCEALECDEDGDCDDICQTVDCGEKRECKETTGGYECPCKPSYKDVEGTCRGFFTYSVVTRLLADEFYEELHDSNSKEFKNLVKEVRNVVKDLYGKGELTKNEFVDMDIREFVPGSIIAHYNLYLSDDSTLFLEAGDDVPYILQESLKKLAKAHNGTHLLIEHEQGHRVSDYDECASPVDNDCSTFATCHNAVGYFKCACLDGYEDRSAEFGDFPGRVCQKAVVATSPTVYMWAVLAVMLGLLAAVLVFLAWRVRLARARSANRKDVGGTKATSPIMTTMYNP; from the exons GTGTACAGTGTGGCACATTGACGACCCCCACCCATGGAGCATTGAGTGCCACAGATGCCACCTCATATCAGGACGAGGTGCACGTGACATGTGAGCAGGGCTATGAGCTGGACGGAGCCTCTAGTCTGACCTGCCAGGCCGACGGCTCGTGGAGTGAGCCTGTTCCAGCATGCGCAG CTGTGCAGTGTTCGACGCTGACGGCCCCAGaaaacggagcgctgagtcctgaAGGGGCGACCTCGTACGAATACCAGGACGAAGTGTCGTTCACCTGTAACCAGGGGTACGAACTGGACGGATCCTCTactgtgacgtgccaagctgacaaAGAATGGAGTGATTCTGTCCCAGAATGCAAAC CTGTACAATGCTCGCCGCCGACGGCCCCAGAAAACGGAGCACTGAGTCCAGAAGGAGCGACCTCCTTTGATTACCAGGACGAAGTTTCTTTCACCTGTAACGAGGGGTACGAGTTGGACGGCGCTCCCAgtgtgacgtgccaagctgaccgAGAATGGAGCGCTCCTGCTCCAGCATGCCCGC GTATTGACAGATGCGACCCTAACCCATGTCAGCACGGAGGAGCATGCACCGACAATGGGGATTCCTACACTTGTGAATGTGCGGCAGGGTTTGAAGGGGATCAGTGTGAAATCA ATTTGGACGACTGCACTCCTGACCCGTGTATGAACGGAGGTGCCTGTATTGATGGTGCCAACTCGTTCCTTTGCCATTGTGCTGCGGGATTCCACGGCCCTACGTGTGAACTAGTCATAA CAAAGTCAGTCTGCGTGGCATACGGAGATCCCCACCACAAGACGTTCGACGGAACGGCTCACGACTTCCAAGGCACGTGTCGGTACACCTTGACGAAGGACCTGGGGACCGGCGCCGACTTTAACGTGGAGGTGCAGGAGGTCCCGCTGCCCTGGCTCACCAGCGCCTCCGTGGTGCGAGAAGTGTACCTGGAAGCGTACGGGCACAGAATCGCCATCCGGCAGCAAAAGATCGTGTCG GAGATCAGCGAGAATGGCGAGGAGATCCGGTCGTTGCCCTTCAGCCTGGCTGATGGCCGGATCCAGGTCCAGCTGAGCGGGCTGTTTGTCCACATCCAGACTGACCTCGGCGTGGAGGTCTTCTACGATGGGAACCACTATGCCAAG GTCGAGGTGCCATCGAACTACCAGAACCGGGTGGGCGGTCTGTGCGGTAACTTCAACGGCAATCCGGACGACGACTTCACGACACCGGACGGAACCGTCGTGTCCGATGTGAACTCGTTCGGACGGAGCTGGCTCACCAGTGTAGCAAC ATGTCCGGGAGGAATCGTCGGCCCGGTCGGCGAACCTCCCAGCTGTCCCGACGACATACGAGCAACTGCCGAGTCGGCTGAGAGGTGCGGGCTGCTGAAGAAACCTGACGGCCCGTTTgcggcctgtcacggcaccgtggACCCAGAACGTTTCTTCGACAACTGCGTCTTCGACATGTGCGCGAGGAACGGAGACGTCGTCGGGCTTTGCGAGGACTTCGAGACGTACGCTGACGCATGCGTGGAAGCAGGCGTGCATTCGTTCTTCTGGAGAGATCACAGTCTTTGTC CCGGACAATGCCCGCCAAACAGCCAATACTCGTCATGCACCAGTTCCTGCCCAGAAACCTGCGCCAGAGGCACTACTAGCGGCTGTCCCCAGGACCATGGCTGTGTGGAGGGCTGTGAGTGTGATCCCGGCTTTGTCCTGAGCGGACAAAACTGCGTGCCGGAGGACCAGTGTGGCTGCACCCATAGCGACGGACGCTATTTTACG CTCGGAGAACGCTTTGGAGAAGACGGGAAGAACTGCGTCTGCGAAGAGGGGAATAACATCAAGTGCGAGGCATTGGAGTGTGACGAGGACGGAGATTGCGACG ATATTTGTCAGACTGTTGACTGTGGAGAGAAGAGGGAATGCAAGGAGACCACTGGCGGATACGAGTGTCCTTGCAAGCCGTCCTACAAAGACGTGGAGGGAACTTGCCGAG GTTTCTTCACTTACTCCGTGGTCACGCGTCTCCTGGCAGACGAATTTTACGAAGAGCTCCACGACAGTAACTCCAAAGAATTTAAAAACCTCGTGAAGGAGGTTCGCAACGTG GTAAAAGACCTCTACGGCAAGGGCGAGCTGACCAAGAACGAGTTTGTAGACATGGACATTCGTGAGTTCGTTCCGGGAAGTATCATTGCCCACTACAACCTGTACCTGTCTGACGACAGCACCCTGTTCCTGGAAGCTGGGGACGACGTGCCCTACATTCTCCAGGAATCCCTGAAGAAACTGGCCAAGGCTCACAACGGGACGCACCTTCTGATCGAACACGAGCAGGGCCATCGTGTCTCAG ATTATGACGAATGTGCTTCACCCGTGGACAACGACTGCTCTACCTTCGCCACGTGCCACAACGCTGTCGGCTACTTCAAGTGCGCATGTCTGGATGGATATGAAGATCGTTCAGCAGAGTTTGGCGACTTCCCAGGCCGCGTTTGCCAGAAAG cGGTGGTGGCAACCTCCCCAACAGTGTACATGTGGGCGGTCCTGGCTGTGATGCTGGGTCTACTGGCTGCAGTACTCGTGTTCCTCGCCTGGCGCGTCCGCCTAGCTCGTGCACGTTCGGCGAACCGCAAGGACGTTGGAG GAACCAAGGCCACATCTCCGATAATGACAACAATGTACAACCCCTGA